From the Limanda limanda chromosome 2, fLimLim1.1, whole genome shotgun sequence genome, one window contains:
- the pcdh10a gene encoding protocadherin-10a isoform X2, whose protein sequence is MIWLIFLLSVLDGAVSQLRYTVPEEQEPGSVVGNIAEDLGLDITKLSARRFQTVPSSRTPYLEVNLENGALVVKEKIDREEICKQTIPCLLHLEVFLENPLELFRVEIDVMDINDNPPSFPETDISVEISESAIPGTRFPVENAFDPDVGTNALSTYAITNNNYFYLDVQTQSDGNKFAELVLEKSLDREQQAVHRYVLTAVDGGIPQRTGTALLVVKVLDSNDNAPTFDQSVFTVNLRENSPVGTLVIQLNATDVDEGQNGEIVYSFSSHNAPRTKDLFNIDARTGRIEVAGEVDYEESNTHQIYVQAKDLGANAVPAHCKVLVKLMDMNDNTPEIGFSTVTESVSEQDAPGTVIALFSVSDRDSGENGQMSCEILGDVPFKLKSSFKNYYTIVTDGPLDRESTDSYTITVVAKDKGQPSLATSKSIKVHVSDENDNAPRFTQAVYDVYVTENNVPGAFIHAVSALDPDIGQNALITYSILECDIQGMSVDTYVSINQDTGYLYALRSFDYEQLKEFSFMVQAKDSGPAELFSNTTVNVIIVDQNDNAPTVIAPIGKNGTAKEHLPRSAEPGYLVTRIVAMDADDGENARLSYSILRGNEMEMFRMDWRTGELRTARRISPKRDPLGYYDLLIEVRDHGQPPLSSSASVSVILVDSVVEGRSGDRGSASKAKETSLDLTLILIIALGSVSFVFLLAMIVLAVRCQKDKTLNLYTCLMAGECCLCCSSCCSRSARGRKQKKLSKSDIMLVQSTNVTSGVGPVGQVPVEESGVGGVGGGFGSHHHQNQNSYCYQVCLTPESAKTDLMFLKPCSPSRSTDTDHTNPCGAIVTGYSDQQPDIISNGSILSNETKHQRAELGYLVDRPRRVNSSAFQEADIVSSKDSGHGDSEQGDSDHDATNRGHSAGTDLFSNCTEECKALGHSDRCWMPSFMPSDGRQGPDYRSNLHVPGMDATLPDTEPAKGFASSFHVDMSETA, encoded by the exons ATGATTTGGTTAATATTCCTGCTCTCCGTCCTGGATGGAGCCGTCTCTCAGCTGCGTTACACCGtgccagaggagcaggagcctgGCTCGGTGGTTGGGAATATTGCAGAAGATTTGGGGCTGGACATCACCAAACTTTCCGCTCGCCGCTTCCAGACGGTGCCCAGCTCCCGGACCCCTTATCTGGAGGTGAACTTAGAGAACGGTGCGCTCGTGGTGAAGGAGAAAATCGACCGTGAAGAAATCTGCAAGCAGACCATCCCGTGCCTATTGCACCTGGAGGTGTTCCTGGAGAACCCGCTGGAGCTGTTTCGCGTGGAGATCGATGTGATGGACATCAACGACAACCCGCCCAGCTTCCCGGAGACGGACATCTCCGTGGAGATATCGGAGAGCGCCATCCCCGGGACCCGCTTCCCGGTGGAGAACGCCTTCGACCCGGACGTGGGCACCAACGCGCTCAGCACATATGCCATCACGAATAATAACTATTTTTACCTGGACGTGCAGACTCAGAGCGACGGGAACAAGTTTGCGGAGCTGGTGCTGGAGAAGTCTCTGGACCGGGAGCAGCAGGCGGTGCACCGCTACGTGCTGACGGCCGTGGACGGCGGCATCCCGCAGCGCACCGGCACGGCTCTCCTGGTCGTCAAAGTTCTGGACTCGAATGACAACGCGCCCACGTTCGACCAGTCCGTGTTCACTGTGAACCTGCGGGAAAACTCTCCCGTGGGCACGCTCGTCATTCAACTCAACGCCACAGATGTGGACGAGGGACAAAACGGGGAAATAGTTTATTCTTTCAGCAGTCACAACGCGCCGCGGACAAAAGACTTGTTCAATATCGATGCCAGGACAGGTAGGATCGAGGTGGCCGGGGAGGTGGACTATGAGGAGAGCAACACGCACCAGATCTATGTCCAGGCGAAGGACCTGGGCGCTAACGCGGTCCCGGCGCACTGCAAAGTGCTGGTGAAACTCATGGACATGAACGACAACACACCGGAGATCGGGTTCAGCACCGTGACCGAGTCCGTGAGCGAGCAGGACGCGCCGGGCACCGTGATCGCACTTTTCAGCGTGTCGGACCGAGACTCGGGTGAGAATGGACAAATGAGCTGCGAGATCCTGGGAGATGTTCCTTTCAAGCTGAAATCGTCTTTTAAAAACTACTACACCATCGTGACGGACGGACCCCTGGACCGGGAGAGCACGGACTCGTACACCATCACCGTGGTGGCGAAAGACAAGGGCCAACCTTCACTCGCCACCAGCAAGTCCATCAAAGTGCACGTCTCCGATGAGAACGACAACGCGCCCCGTTTTACGCAGGCGGTTTATGATGTGTATGTCACTGAGAATAATGTGCCCGGTGCTTTCATTCACGCAGTGAGCGCTTTGGACCCAGATATAGGACAAAACGCTCTTATTACCTACTCCATATTGGAGTGTGACATACAGGGCATGTCTGTGGACACGTATGTGTCCATAAACCAGGACACCGGCTACCTTTACGCGCTGCGCTCTTTTGATTATGAGCAGCTGAAGGAGTTTAGCTTCATGGTGCAGGCTAAGGACTCAGGTCCCGCGGAGCTCTTCTCTAACACCACCGTTAATGTGATCATAGTTGACCAAAATGACAACGCTCCAACCGTGATAGCCCCCATCGGTAAAAACGGCACCGCCAAGGAGCACCTGCCGCGCTCTGCGGAGCCCGGCTACCTGGTGACGCGCATCGTGGCCATGGATGCGGATGACGGGGAGAACGCACGGCTGTCCTACAGCATCCTGCGGGGCAACGAGATGGAAATGTTCCGCATGGACTGGAGGACAGGGGAGCTGAGGACAGCCCGCAGGATCTCACCCAAGCGGGACCCACTGGGCTACTACGACCTCCTGATCGAGGTGAGGGACCACGGGcagccccccctctcctcctccgccagtGTGAGTGTGATATTAGTGGACAGTGTGGTCGAAGGCCGCAGCGGGGACCGCGGCTCGGCCTCCAAGGCAAAGGAGACCTCCCTTgacctcaccctcatcctcatcatcgcCCTGGGCTCTGTTTCCTTCGTCTTCCTCCTGGCCATGATCGTGCTGGCCGTGCGCTGTCAAAAGGACAAGACGCTCAACCTGTACACGTGCCTGATGGCCGGAGAATGCTGCctgtgctgcagctcctgctgcagcaggtCTGCCCGGGGCCGGAAGCAGAAGAAGCTGAGTAAGTCCGACATCATGCTAGTTCAGAGCACCAACGTGACATCAGGGGTCGGGCCCGTGGGCCAGGTGCCCGTGGAGGAGTCTGGTGTGGGCGGCGTGGGAGGGGGCTTCggctcccaccaccaccagaaCCAGAACTCCTACTGTTACCAGGTGTGTCTGACACCGGAGTCCGCCAAAACGGATCTGATGTTCCTCAAACCGTGCAGCCCCTCCCGCAGCACCGACACGGACCACACCAACCCCTGTGGTGCCATAGTCACCGGGTACAGTGACCAGCAGCCGGACATCATATCCAACGGCAGCATCCTGTCTAACGAG ACAAAACACCAACGAGCGGAACTCGGCTATCTGGTGGACAGACCCAGACGTGTCAACAG CTCGGCATTCCAAGAAGCAGACATAGTCAGCTCCAAAGACAGCGGCCACGGGGACAGCGAACAGGGTGACAGCGACCACGACGCCACCAACCGGGGTCATTCAGCCG